CCGACGCCTGTTCCCCGGCCATCACGCCGCCGCCGACCGCCAGCCCGAACAGCACGAAGCCGAATTCGCCGCCCTGGCTCAGCACCGTCGCCATCCGCATCGCCCCGGCCCAGGGAACCCCGGCAATGCGGGCCAGCACCAGCATCACCAGTCCCTTCACCAGCAGCAGCGCCACGGCAAGTCCTAGGAAGCGGACGGGATGCGCCATCAGCGTCGGCACGTCGGCCCCCATGCCGACCGACACGAAGAACAGCCCGAGCAGCAAGCCCTCGAAAGGTTCGATATCCGCCTGCACCTCGTGCCGGTATTCCGAATCCGACAGCAGGACGCCGGCCATGAAAGCACCCAGCGACATCGACAGCCCGGCCTCCTGGATCAGCACGGCGGTGCCGATGACGATCAGCAGGGCTGTGGCGGTGAAGATCTCCGGCGCGCCGGCGCGGTCGACCGCGTGGAAGATCGGCCGCAGCAGATAGCGTCCGCCAATCAGCACCACGACCACCGCGACCACCGCCTTGGCGACGGACAGCCACGCACCGTCGGCCTGGGGAACGCTGCCGTTGCCCAACAGCGGCAACAGCGCCACCGCGGGAATGATGGCGAGATCCTGGAACAGCAGGACGGAAAAGGCATTGCGCCCGGATTGGTTGGCGAGCAGCCCGCGCTCCGCCATCATCGGCAGCGCCATGGCGGTGGAGGACAGGGCGAAGCCGAAGCCCAGAACCACTGCCGTCGGCCAGGCGAGCCCCAGCCCCCAGCCGCACAGCGCGGTGATCGCGGCGCCGGTCACCGCGACCTGCGCACCGCCAAGCCCCAGCACCGATTTCCGCATGACCCACAGGCGGGCGGGCCTCAGCTCCAGCCCGATCAGGAACAGCAGCATGACGACGCCGAGTTCCGAGGCGTGTGCGATCGCCCCCACATTGGTGACCAGCCCGAGCCCGGCCGGACCAACCGCCAGCCCGGCGGCGAGATAGCCGAGCGGCGCACCGAACCCGAACCTTTTTGCCACCGGCACGGCGACCACCATCGCCGCCAGCAGCACAACCAACGTCACAAGCTCCGCCATGTCCCCCGCCGCTCGACTGTCGCAGGGGCACTATGGCGCGGTTTCAACGGCCGATGCCAGACACTTAACCGTCAGCCCGGCCATATACCTAGATGCTATTGATTATTCGGCCGCGGAAGCCACGTGCGAGTTGTTCGACGGCGGCGCCCCACTGGCCGCCCAGCGGGTCAGCAGGAGGATGCCGACGACCACGCCGACATAGGCGATCAGCTGCGCCTCCGTCGGACGATCGGTGTAGCCGACCAGCACATGCAGCGCCTGCCCGACGAGGCTGTTGTCGCGCAGGACGTCCGAGGTGTCCCACAGCACGGTGCCGCCCGCCATCAGGATGCCGCCCTGTGCCAGGAAATTGACCGCCGTGGCGGCCATGCCGGCGGCCAGCAGCGTCAGCAGCCAGGTGGTGGTGGCGAACAGGTGCCGCGTCGGGATCTGCAGCAGCCCGGCATAGAGCAGGACGGAGACCACCGCGCCCAGCGCCATGCCGCCCAGCCCGCCAGTGGCCACCGTGGCGATGCCGCCCTCGTCCGACGCCAGGATGCCGGTCAGGAACAGCACGACCTCCGACCCCTCGCGCAGCACGGCGACGCCGATGACGATGGCCAGCGCCGCCAGCGACTTCTCCCCGCTCTGCACCGCCCGGCCGACCGCCTTCATGTCGCGCGCCAGTTCGCGGCCATGCTGCGCCATCCAGGCATTGTGCCAGGCCAGCATGACGACGGCGATCAGCAGGACGGTGGCGTTGAACATCTCCTGTCCGGTATCGGCGAACAGCGAGCTGATGCCGTCGGCGAAGGCGGCGACGATGCAGGACCCGACCATGCCGCCGACGATGCCCAGCGAAATCGACCGGCCGCGGCCGGGCACTCCCTGGGTCGCGGCCAGCACGATGCCGACGATGAGGCCCGCTTCGAGGACCTCGCGAAAGACGATGATCAGACTGGCGAGCATGGTCGTCTCCGGTACTGGGCGGTCTGCTGGGACAACGTCACTCGGCGATCACGACGCCCTGCGCCGTCGCTTCGTGGAATTCGCCGAAGAAGGGATAGCGCCCCGGCTTCAGCGGACCGACCATGACCTTGATCTGCTTGCGGCCCCCGACGATCTTCTCGACCTTCATCTCGCCGCTTTCGAACTCTTCCGACGTGGCGTCCTGATTGTCGACCAGCAGGGTCACCCGCTTGTTGGCCGGAACCTTCACCTCCGCCGGTTCGAACTTGTGATCCTTGATGACGATGGTCACCGTGTCGGCAGCCTGCGCCGGGATGGCGTGGACCAGGGCGGCTCCGGACAGGGCGATGCCGAAGGCGGCGGAAAGCAGAGAGACACGACGCATTCGCGGAAAACCTCAGGGGCTGGTGGGCCATTGCTTCTGAAAATCATTCTCACTCAAGCCCCCCGGGGTCAAATGAAAAGGCACCCGCAGGCTCCGCAACGCACCTGCGACGGAATCGCGCACCCCTGCGGCGTAGCGTGCCACCTACCCAGGTTCGCCCGTCTCGACAAGCCCAGGTCGAGACGACGCGAAGCCTCGGCGTTTCAGCGGGATGCGACGAAGCGCTCCAATTTGCCCAGCGTTTGCTGCCCCAGTTTCTCGGCGCCGAACCCCTTCGCCTCCTGGAACTCGGAAGCTGTGGTGAACACCATGCCCAACGTCACCTTCGTTGCGCCGTCCAGGTCCTCGAACATGGCCCAGGCGTCGGCATGTTTCGGCCCGTTCTCGCCCCAAAGAAGCGTGTAGCCGATTCTTTCCTCGGGCCGGACCTCTCCATAACGATGGTGGTTCGGAAACACCGTTCCATCCGGCGCAATCATGTCGAAGACCCATTCGCCGCCCGCGCGCAGATCAATCCGCGTCGTCCGACAGGAGAATCCTTCCGGGCCCCACCATTGCGGGAGCGTCTCAGGGTTCATCCACGCCCCCCAGACCAGGGACCGGGGTGCCTGTATCACTCGCTCAAGCACCATGGTTCGCTCGGCCACGCCCGAGAGGTTGTCCAGTCCCGCACCAAAGCCCTGCCGGTATCCGGCCTCCATGTTCTTGGCCATCGAGGAAAGCTGCACCGTAACGACCAGCCGACTGCGTTTGTCCGTCCCTGAGAAATCCGCCGACACCAGCGCGGCTGATTGTGTCACCTGCCCGGACGAAACCACCTCGTAATTCACGCTGCGTTGCGCAGGCTGCAGGTCCAGCCAGCCAACCTCGCAACGGATATCGGGCTGCCCCTCCACCTTGCAGAGAGAGACCTCACGTCCTCCCACCCTGGTGTCGGCCTCCAGAAACTCCACGATGATCGAGGGCGTGGGGGCGGCCCAAACCATCCGGGCGGCCGGGGCTGTCCACGCATGCCACAGCACCGATAACGGCGCGGCCACCTCCCGCTCGAAGGTCAGCGTCGCAAAGCGATCCTTCCTGTCATCCGGCCTGTCATCCGGCGCCATGCCGGTCGAAACGGGGTCCGATGTCATTCTTTGCGCTCCTTCATGACGTTCATCACAAATGCATCCAGTCGGCTGAGACGGGCCTCCCAAATCGCCCGGTGTTCATCCAGCCATGTCCGCACCGGCTCCATGGCCTCCGGCACCATTGCGCAGGTCCGTGTTCGCCCTTCCTTAGAGGTTGAGATCAACCCAGCTTCCTCGAGCACGGAAAGGTGCCGCATCACCGTGGGCAGACGCAGTCCAGTGGGACCGGCCAAGTCCGTTACACGCGCGGGTTCTCTGGCGAGCCGGATCAGGATTGACCGTCGGGTCGGATCAGCAAGCGCGTGGAAGAGCAGCGAGAGATCGGGATTATGCTTAGCCATGTCGCTAAGTATCAGCGCGACATTGCACTTGCAAGCAAACACTTCGTCGATTGGCTAAGTTTTTCACAACCAAGCAGCGCTCCCTGGAGCGGTGGCTTCCGTTGCGGCGCGGATCAGGGGCTTTCGTCCCGCCGTGCCCACGCGCCGTGACGTGGTCACTGTGTTCAAGGACCGGCGGATTTACGGAATCTGGACTGCGCTGTTGGTCTCGCCCCGCCCGATGGCGGCACTCGGCTTCGGAGGCTCTGGAGCGAGCAACAGTTCAACCACTACCCAAAGGGCGTCGGAGACGTGATGTGCAGCCATCCGCCTCCCAATAGCTCAAACCCTGTTTTGTCAGGCGCTCAAGCTTCCGACGAGCCGGGAAACTGCTCCAGCCCGTCGGTGATCTCATAGTAGTCGGCCTTGTCGGCCACATAGCCATGGCGGAGCGTCGTCAGCCCGGTCGGCTGGTCCAGGCTGCCCGCAGCGATCTCGATCTCGGTCTTGCCGTCGCCCTTCCAGAACAGGGACGAGCCACAGCGCCCGCAAAATCCCCGCTCCGCAATGTCGGAGGAGCGGTACCAGGACAGCGTTTCATCGGCGTCGAAGGTGACGGTATCGCGCGGAACCGTGACATAGGCGCCGATGTGGCCGTGGAAGCGGAGGCACTGGCCGCAATGGCAGGTCACGACCCCATCCGGCCGTTCCGCCAGCAGAAAGCGCACGCCGCCGCACAGGCAACCGCCGGCCAGCGCCCGCTCCCGCCCCGTCACGCCTTCGCTCATTCCACCACCTCTCCCGTGCTGGTCCGGCGTTCGACACCATCGTCGCCGATGTCGTAATAGGCGCCTTTGTGGTCGACGAAGATATGGCGATCCACCCGCAGCCCGGACGGATCGTCCAGGCTGCCGGCGGTCACCGTGATGCGGCGCTCCGCACCGGCCTGTTCCAACGCCTCCCAGAACAGCCCGGCACCGCAACGCGCGCAGAAGCCGCGCCGGGCGCGCTCGGAGGAGGCGTACCACGTCAGAGTCGAGTCGGTGAGCAGACGCAACGCCGCACGGGGCAGGCCGGTGTAGGCGCCGACATGGCTATGCTGGCGCCTGCACTGGGAACAATGGCAGAAGGAGATCGGCTCCGGTCGGGTGTCGATGGCATAGCGCACGCCGCCGCACAGACAACCGCCGGTCCAGACCCGCTCCCCCTCCCCGCTTGCCTTCAGGTCGTCCATCGCTCAGCCCCGCCAGAACGGCTTTTCAGCCTCATAGTCCGCATCGGCGCGGGAAATGCCGATGTCCGACAGCAGATGGTCGGGCAGAGCCTCCAGCGCGCGGCGCTGCCGGCGGCGCTCGTTCCAGGTGGCAAGGCGGTCGAACAGCGCCACCACGTGCCCGCCCAGCCCCACGCCGGCCGGGGCCGGCTTGCGGACGAACAGTTCTGCGCCGGACATCGGTGAATGCGTTCCCTTTGCCATGATCCGGTTCCTTCCGGTGAATGGGGAGCGGGGCCTCGGCCTCGCCGCTCCGTTGGTCAGATCGCTTGTGAAACTGAGGATGGTACAGAGACCCCTTGCCGACAAACGACGCTTTCTCATAGAATCGATTAGCTAAGCTAATCCGAATCCAGCCGCTGGTCCCTCCCCCGCCATGTCCCGCCGCCTGCCCCCGCTGAACGCGCTGCGCGCATTCGAAGCCGCCGCACGCCATCTTTCCTTCACAAAAGCCGCCGACGAGCTGCATGTGACGCAGGCCGCCGTCAGCCACCAGATCAAGGCGCTGGAGGAGTGGCTCGGATTACCGCTGTTTCGCCGAATGAACCGGGCGCTGGCGCTGACCGAGGCCGGGCAGAGCTACCTGCCGCCGGTACGCGAGGCGATGGACACGCTGTCCCAGGCGACCGACCGCCTGATCCGCGCCGACAGCAGCGGCACGCTGACCATTTCCACCATGCCCAGCTTCGCGTCGAAATGGCTGGTGCCGAGGCTGGTGCGTTTCCAGAAGCGCCATCCGGAAATGGATGTGCGGGTCCACAGCACCTCACAGGTGGTGGACTTCGCCCGCCACGACGTCGATCTGGCGATCCGATTCGGCAATGGCCTGTGGCCGGATTTGCGGGTCGAACGGCTGCTGACCGAGGACATCTTCCCGGTCGGTCACCCATCGCTGCTGGCCGGCGACCGGCCGCTGGTCAATCCGGAGGATCTGCGGCACCACACGCTGCTGCACGACGACTACAACATCTCCTGGGCGGTGTGGTGCCGGGCGGCGGGGATCGAGGGGGTGGATACCGACCGCGGCCTGCGATTCGACGACTCGTCCTTCACCCTGCAGGCAGCGATCAACGGCCACGGCATCGCGCTGGCCCGCGGCGTGCTGGTGGCCGACGACATCGCGGCCGGCCGGCTGGTCCGCCTGTTCGAAGTGCGGCTGCCGGGGAGCCTCGCCTACTATGTCGTGGCGCCGCAGCATTACTTTTCCCGGCCCAAGGTGAAGGCCTTCCACGACTGGTTGTTCGAAGAGGCGGAAGCGGTCTGAAAAGCGCCGTATTGAGCGGCTTGCGGGCTTAACGGACCGCTCCTATAGTCCGCGCCCATGAGCGCGAACCCGTCCCCCGACACGGTCTTCCCGCACCGCCATCTCCTCGGAATCGAGGGGCTGCGGGCCGGCGAGATCACCCAGATCCTCGACCTTGCCGATGGCTATGTCGAGCAGAACCGCCGCCCCGTGAAGAAGTCCAACCTGTTGGACGGCCGCACGCAGGTGAACCTGTTCTTCGAGAACTCCACCCGCACCCGCACCAGCTTCGAGCTGGCCGGAAAGCGGCTGGGGGCCGACGTCATCAACATGTCGACCGACAGCAGCTCGGTTAAGAAGGGCGAGACCCTGATCGACACGGCGATGACGCTGAACGCCATGCACCTGGATGCGCTGGTGGTGCGCCACGCCGATTCGGGCGCGGTGAAGCTGCTGGCCGACAAGGTCAACTGCTCCGTCATCAATGCCGGCGACGGCCATCACGAACACCCGACCCAGGCCCTGCTCGACGCGCTGGCGATCCGCCGCCGTCTCGGCCGGCTGGATGGGCTGATCGTGGCGATCTGCGGCGACATCCTGCACAGCCGCGTCGCGCGCTCCAACATCCACCTGCTGAACGCCATGGGCGCCCGGGTGCGCTGCGTGGCACCGCCGACCCTGCTGCCGTCGCAGATCGAACGGCTGGGCGTCGAGGTCCATCATTCGATGAAGACCGGCCTGCGCGACGCCGACGTTGTGATGATGCTGCGCCTGCAGACCGAGCGGATGAGCGGCCAGTATGTCCCCTCGACCCGCGAATACTTCTATTTCTACGGCCTCGATTACGAGAAGCTGGAGGTGGCGAAGCCCGACGCGGTCATCATGCATCCGGGGCCGATGAACCGCGGCGTCGAGATCGACTCGGAAGTCGCCGACGACCTCAAGCGCTCGATGATCCTCGATCAGGTGGAGCTGGGCGTGGCCGTGCGCATGGCCGTGCTCGACCTGCTGACCCGTGAACGCCGCCAGTCCGACCTTGCGGGAGCCGTCTGATGAGCAGCCGTATCGTCTACCGCAACGCCCGCCTGCTCGACCCGGCGACGGGCCTGGACCAGCGCGGCGACCTGCTGATCGACGGCGAGACCATCGCCGATTTCGGTCCCGGCCTGTTCAACGACTCCACGCCCGAGGGTGCGGAGGTCATCGACCTCGCCGGCCAGTGCCTCGCCCCCGGTCTCGTCGACATGCGGGTGCTGATCGGCGAACCGGGCGAGGAAGAGAAGGACACGATCAAGAGCGCGTCCCGCGCCGCGGCGGCCGGCGGCATCACCGCCATGGCGCTGCTGCCCAACACCGACCCGGTGCTGGACGAGGTCGCCGGGCTGGAGTTCATCGCGCGCCGCGCCCGCGAGGTGAAGCTGGTCAAGGTCTTCGCCTACGGCTCCGCCACCCGCGGCACCGAAGGCAACGAGATCACCGAGATGGGCCTGCTGGGTCAGGCCGGCGCGGTCGCCTTCACCGACGGCACCAAGGCGATCACCAGCGCCAAGACGATGCGACGCGCGCTCAGCTACGCCAAGACCTTCGGCAAGCTCATTGTGCAGCATCCGGAAGAGCCGTCGCTGGCGTCGGGCGGCATGATGAACTCCGGCGAGATCGCCACCCGCCTCGGCCTCGTCGGCATCCCGCGCGAAGCCGAGATCATCATGATCGAGCGCGACCTGCGGCTGGCCGAATTGACCGGCGGGCGCCTGCATTTCGCCCACATCAGCACCGGTGAATCGGTCGACCTGATCCGCCGCGCCAAGGCGCGCGGGCAGAAGGTGACCTGCGACACCGCTCCACATTACTTCGCCCTGACCGAAACCGACGTCGGCGACTACCGCACCTATGCCAAGGTCTCCCCGCCGCTGCGCGGCGAAATGGACCGGCGCGCCATCGTCGAGGGCTTGGCCGACGGCACCATCGACGCCATCGCCTCAGACCATGTGCCGCAGGACCAGGACCAGAAGCGCCTGCCCTTCGCCCAGGCCGCCCCCGGCGTGATCGGGCTGGAGACGCTGTTCCCGCTGACGCTGGAACTGGTGCACAAGGGCAAGATGCCGCTTCTGAAGGCTCTCGCCTGCGTCACCGCCAACCCGGCGGCGATCCTCGACTTGGCCGTGGGCCGCATCGTCAAGGGCGGGCCGGCCGATCTGGTCGTCTTCGATCCTGACGTGCCGTGGCAGATCGACGTCACCCGCTTCAAGTCGAAGTCGAAGAACTCTCCCTTCGAGAATCGCCCGGTCCAGGGCCGGCCGCTGCGCACCATCGTCGACGGCCGCACCGTCTGGCAGGCGGAGGACTGATCCGGTGCCGATCCTCCTGTTCGCCGCCCTGCTGGGCTACCTGCTGGGCTCGATCCCCTTCGGGCTGGTGTTGACCCGGATGGCCGGTCTGGGCGACATCCGCCAGATCGGCTCCGGCAACATCGGCGCCACCAACGTGCTGCGCACCGGCAACAAGCCGTTGGCGCTCGCCACCCTGCTGCTCGACAGCGGCAAGGGCGCCATCGCCGCGTTGCTGGCGCAGTGGCTGGCCGGACCGGAAGCGGCGGTGCTGGCCGCCGGCGGCGCCATGCTGGGCCACAGCTTCCCGGTGTGGCTGGGCTTCAAGGGCGGCAAGGGCGTCGCCACGGCGATCGGCGTTCTGCTTGCTGTGTCTTGGCCTGTTGGGCTGCTGGCCTGTCTGACCTGGCTGGTGATGGCGGCGCTGTTCCGCATCTCGTCGCTGTCGGCGCTCACGGCGCTGGGCATCAGCCCGCTGACCGGCTGGTACTTTGGTGGGCCGTTGGTCGGCGGCCTCTGCCTGTTCATCGCGGCACTGGTCTTCATCCGCCACGAGGCAAACATCCGGCGCCTGCTGAAAGGCGAGGAGCCGAAGATCGGCGCAGGCAAGAAGAAGGCTGCCTGAGCGGGCAGATCGAAGAGGCGGGTCGAACGGGCGGCGGGGAGGCAACTCCCCGCCCTTTTCGTTTGCAGTCCTCTGATTTTGTTGGAGTTCCCTCGTCCTCACTATCCGATTTCGCCCACCCGGACGCAGACAACCGGTGCGGCCATGCGCTATGCTGCACGGCAATCCGGGGCACGAACAAGCAACCCGGCAGGTGAGCCGGCGGCTGGCGCCGGCGGACAACGAGACGCTGAGGGAACCGATAATGGACACTCCGCTGTGGAGCCCGAGTGAGGAGCGCATCGCGCAGGCCAACCTGACCGCTTTCCGCGAGGCGGCGAATGCGCGATTCGGACTGCGGCTGGACGATTACGACGCGCTCTACAATTGGTCGATCGCGGAGAAGGAGCGGTTCTGGCGCTTCCTGTGGGAATGGGCCGGGCTGACCGGCGACCTTGGCAGCGTCGATCTGCTGGACGGCGACAAGATGCCGGGTGCCCGCTGGTTCCCGGACGCCCGCCTCAGCTATGCCGAGAATCTGCTGGCCGGCGCACCGGACGACAATGCGGTCGTCTTCTGGGGCGAGGACAAGGTCAAGTACCGCTGGAGCGGGGCGGAGCTGAAGGCCACCGTCTCCCGCCTGCAGCAGGCGCTGAAGGCCAAGGGCGTCGGCAAGGGCGACCGCGTCGCCGCCATCATGCCGAACATGCCGGAAACGCTGGCGGCGATGATCGCCACCACCAGCCTCGGCGCGGTCTGGTCCTCCTGCTCGCCCGACTTCGGCATCCAGGGCATCACCGACCGCTTCGGCCAGATCGAGCCGAAGGTGGTCTTCGCCCCCGACGCCTACTGGTACAACGGCAAGAGCCACGATGTCCGTGCCAAGGTGGCGGAGGTGCTGAAGGATCTGCCGACCGTCGTCGCCACCGTCATCGTCCCCTATGTCGACAAGGCGCCCGACCTGTCGACGATCCCCGGCGCCGTCGGCTTCCACGACTTCATGGCACCCCATCCGGTGGCCGAGCCGACCTTCGAGCGCGTCGCCTTCGACCATCCGCTGTTCATCCTCTATTCCTCCGGCACCACCGGAAAGCCGAAATGCATCGTCCATGGCACCGGTGGCACCATCCTTCAGCATGTGAAGGAACACCGGCTGCATTGCGACCTGAAGCGCGGTGACCGGCTGTTCTACTTCACCACCTGCGGCTGGATGATGTGGAACTGGCTGGTGACCGGGCTGGCCAGCGGCACGACGCTGGTTCTCTATGACGGCTCGCCCTTCGCGCCGACCGGCAACATCCTGTTCGACTATGCCGATGCGGAGCGGATCACGCTGTTCGGCACCTCGGCCAAATTCATCCAGTCGCTGGAGAAGTCGGGGCTGGAGCCGATGAAGACCCATTCTCTGGCCAGCGTCCGCGCCCTGGCCTCCACCGGCTCACCGCTGATGCCGGAGAATTTCGAATTCGTCTACCGCTCGATCAAGCAGGATGTCCATCTCGCTTCCATCAGCGGCGGCACCGATATCATGTCCTGCTTCGTGTTGGGCAACCCGATCTCCCCTGTGTGGAAGGGCGAGATCCAGACGCGCGGCCTCGGCATGGCGGTGGAGGCGTTCGACGACAACGGCCATGCCGTGCGCGGCGAGAAGGGCGAACTGGTCTGCACCCGCCCCTTCCCCATCATGCCGATCGGCTTCTGGGCCGATCCGGACGGGTCGAAATACCGCTCCGCCTATTTCGACCGCTTCCCCAATGTCTGGGTCCATGGCGATTTCATCGAACAGACCCAGCATGGCGGCTGGGTGATCTATGGCCGGTCGGACGCGGTGCTTAACCCCGGCGGCGTGCGCATCGGCACGGCGGAGATCTACCGCCAGGTCGAACAGCTTCCGGAAATCATGGAGGCGGTCTGCATCGGCCAGGAATGGGACGGCGACGTGCGCGTCGTGCTGTTCGTCGTCCTGCGCGAGGGGCTGAAGCTGGACGAGGCTCTCGCCGGCACCATCCGCAAGCGGATCAAGGACAACTGTTCCCCCCGCCATGTTCCGGCGAAGATCGTCCAAGTCACCGACATCCCGCGCACCCGCTCCGGCAAGATCACCGAGCTGGCGGTGCGCGACGCCGTCCACGGCCGTCCGATCAAGAATACGGAGGCGCTGTCCAACCCGCAGGCGCTGGACGAATTCCGCGAGCGGACGGAACTGAGCGGAGCGTGAGGTGGCGTCGCCGCTGTTCCTCGACCTCGACGGCGTGCTTGCCGATTTCGACCGTGGCGTCGTCGCGGTCACCGGCAAGCGGCCGGAACAGCTGCCGATGAAGGAGATGTGGCGGGCCTTGTCCCGCCACGCCGACTTTTTCGGCACGCTGGACTTCATGCATGACGCGCAGGAGCTTTGGGCTTTCTGCGCGCCGCACCGGCCGACCATCCTGACCGGCCTGCCGCTCGGCAGTTGGGCGCCGGAGCAGAAGAAGCGCTGGGTTGCCCGCATGCTGGGGGCCGAGGTGCCGGTCATCACCTGCATGGCCCGCGACAAGGCCCGCTACGCCAGTCCCGGCGCCATCCTGGTCGACGACCGCGAGAAGGCCCGCGACCCGTGGGAGGCGGCCGGTGGCCGTTTCATCCTCCACCGCAATGCGGCGGACAGCATCGCCGAACTGGCGAGGCTGGGATTCTGAACATGACTAAGGGGCGGCACTTGCGCGCCGCCCCCATTTCAACAAACCCGTTTACTCGGCAGCCGCCGCCTTGGTCTCGCGGCTGGTCCTCCACAGCGACACCACCACGCCGCCGGCGATCAGGGCGAAGGTGACGCCCAGCGCGATCAGCGGGTCGGGCTTGCCGAAGACTTGCGTGTAGAAAATCTTGCCGCCGATGAACACCAGCACCAGCGCCAACGCGTATTTCAGATAGCGGAAGCGGTGGACCATCGCCGCCAGGGCAAAGTACAGCGCGCGCAGGCCAAGGATGGCGAAGATGTTGCTGGTGTAGACCAGATACGGGTCGGTGGTGATGGCGAAGATCGCCGGCACGCTGTCGACCGCGAAGACCAGATCGGCCAGTTCCACCATGATCAGCGCCAGCAGCAACGGCGTGGCCGTCCAGCGCATCACGCCGCTGTCGCCCACCGGCTGCTTGACGATGAAGTGGTGGCCGTGGAAGCGGTCGGTAACGCGGATGCGACGCTTCAGGAACCGCAGGATGGCATTCTCGCCGATGTCGGTTTCCTCGTCCTTCGCGAACAGCATCTTGATGCCGGTCAGCAGCAGGAAGGCGCCGAAGACGTAGAGGATCCAGTGGAATTCCGACACCAGAGCGGCGCCGGCGCCGATCATCAGGCCACGCAGCACGATGACGCCCAGGATGCCCCAGAACAGCACGCGGTGCTGCAACTCGCGGGGCACGGCGAAATAACTGAAGATCAGCGATATGACGAAGACATTGTCCAATGACAGGCTCTTCTCGACGAAGAAGCCCGTGTAGTACTGCAACCCGGCCTCGCCGCCCATCGACCACCAGACCCAGCCGCCGAACAGCAAGGCGACCGCGATGTAGAAGGCGGAAAGCTTCAGGCTTTCACCGACGCCGATGACATGGTCGCGCCGGTTGAGAACGCCCAAGTCCAGAACCAGAAGCGTCAGGACAATCCCAACGAAAACGAGCCAAATCCAAACCGGTTTTCCCAGAAATTCCAGGAAAATCGTTGCAAACAAACCGTCCATCGCAAAACCCACTTGATGACGCTGCGTGAGCGGTGAGATCAAGCGGTTCCGACATCACGACCGACGCCTCGGCCGTCAGAGGGGCCCGGATCCGAACTTCCTCGCAGATGGTGTCACCGCGCCGCAGGTCAAGATGGCGGCAAACAGCGACAAGGCGGCGAAA
The Azospirillum sp. TSA2s DNA segment above includes these coding regions:
- a CDS encoding aspartate carbamoyltransferase catalytic subunit translates to MSANPSPDTVFPHRHLLGIEGLRAGEITQILDLADGYVEQNRRPVKKSNLLDGRTQVNLFFENSTRTRTSFELAGKRLGADVINMSTDSSSVKKGETLIDTAMTLNAMHLDALVVRHADSGAVKLLADKVNCSVINAGDGHHEHPTQALLDALAIRRRLGRLDGLIVAICGDILHSRVARSNIHLLNAMGARVRCVAPPTLLPSQIERLGVEVHHSMKTGLRDADVVMMLRLQTERMSGQYVPSTREYFYFYGLDYEKLEVAKPDAVIMHPGPMNRGVEIDSEVADDLKRSMILDQVELGVAVRMAVLDLLTRERRQSDLAGAV
- a CDS encoding dihydroorotase family protein; this translates as MSSRIVYRNARLLDPATGLDQRGDLLIDGETIADFGPGLFNDSTPEGAEVIDLAGQCLAPGLVDMRVLIGEPGEEEKDTIKSASRAAAAGGITAMALLPNTDPVLDEVAGLEFIARRAREVKLVKVFAYGSATRGTEGNEITEMGLLGQAGAVAFTDGTKAITSAKTMRRALSYAKTFGKLIVQHPEEPSLASGGMMNSGEIATRLGLVGIPREAEIIMIERDLRLAELTGGRLHFAHISTGESVDLIRRAKARGQKVTCDTAPHYFALTETDVGDYRTYAKVSPPLRGEMDRRAIVEGLADGTIDAIASDHVPQDQDQKRLPFAQAAPGVIGLETLFPLTLELVHKGKMPLLKALACVTANPAAILDLAVGRIVKGGPADLVVFDPDVPWQIDVTRFKSKSKNSPFENRPVQGRPLRTIVDGRTVWQAED
- the plsY gene encoding glycerol-3-phosphate 1-O-acyltransferase PlsY; the encoded protein is MPILLFAALLGYLLGSIPFGLVLTRMAGLGDIRQIGSGNIGATNVLRTGNKPLALATLLLDSGKGAIAALLAQWLAGPEAAVLAAGGAMLGHSFPVWLGFKGGKGVATAIGVLLAVSWPVGLLACLTWLVMAALFRISSLSALTALGISPLTGWYFGGPLVGGLCLFIAALVFIRHEANIRRLLKGEEPKIGAGKKKAA
- a CDS encoding acetoacetate--CoA ligase, whose product is MDTPLWSPSEERIAQANLTAFREAANARFGLRLDDYDALYNWSIAEKERFWRFLWEWAGLTGDLGSVDLLDGDKMPGARWFPDARLSYAENLLAGAPDDNAVVFWGEDKVKYRWSGAELKATVSRLQQALKAKGVGKGDRVAAIMPNMPETLAAMIATTSLGAVWSSCSPDFGIQGITDRFGQIEPKVVFAPDAYWYNGKSHDVRAKVAEVLKDLPTVVATVIVPYVDKAPDLSTIPGAVGFHDFMAPHPVAEPTFERVAFDHPLFILYSSGTTGKPKCIVHGTGGTILQHVKEHRLHCDLKRGDRLFYFTTCGWMMWNWLVTGLASGTTLVLYDGSPFAPTGNILFDYADAERITLFGTSAKFIQSLEKSGLEPMKTHSLASVRALASTGSPLMPENFEFVYRSIKQDVHLASISGGTDIMSCFVLGNPISPVWKGEIQTRGLGMAVEAFDDNGHAVRGEKGELVCTRPFPIMPIGFWADPDGSKYRSAYFDRFPNVWVHGDFIEQTQHGGWVIYGRSDAVLNPGGVRIGTAEIYRQVEQLPEIMEAVCIGQEWDGDVRVVLFVVLREGLKLDEALAGTIRKRIKDNCSPRHVPAKIVQVTDIPRTRSGKITELAVRDAVHGRPIKNTEALSNPQALDEFRERTELSGA
- a CDS encoding TerC family protein, which produces MDGLFATIFLEFLGKPVWIWLVFVGIVLTLLVLDLGVLNRRDHVIGVGESLKLSAFYIAVALLFGGWVWWSMGGEAGLQYYTGFFVEKSLSLDNVFVISLIFSYFAVPRELQHRVLFWGILGVIVLRGLMIGAGAALVSEFHWILYVFGAFLLLTGIKMLFAKDEETDIGENAILRFLKRRIRVTDRFHGHHFIVKQPVGDSGVMRWTATPLLLALIMVELADLVFAVDSVPAIFAITTDPYLVYTSNIFAILGLRALYFALAAMVHRFRYLKYALALVLVFIGGKIFYTQVFGKPDPLIALGVTFALIAGGVVVSLWRTSRETKAAAAE